A window of the Polaribacter batillariae genome harbors these coding sequences:
- a CDS encoding calcium/sodium antiporter, whose product MSFFYVVIGLILLVLGGDFLVKSSIGLSFKLNISKMVIGMTVVSFATSAPELLVSLQAALDGSPAISINNVIGSNIANIGLVLGITAIVGPIVVSKDFYKLNWPAMMLFSLVLYYFLYNDRILTFIEGLILLFSLCIFLIVLIRSARKEEVSLDEVDDALAEIGYGKIFFWLIVGGVALYFGSDLLVVGAKDIAQSLGVSEGAISITMIAIGTSVPELAASIIAAVKGEKAISLGNLIGSNIFNIASVLGFTALIKEIPVTEAQILSRDVFWMLGFAVVLLPLVFMPKKFVLSRFKGAFLFFGYALFIYLVFKTTA is encoded by the coding sequence ATGAGTTTTTTTTATGTGGTAATAGGGCTTATTTTATTAGTTCTTGGGGGCGATTTTTTGGTAAAATCTTCAATAGGCTTATCATTTAAATTAAATATCTCTAAAATGGTTATTGGTATGACAGTTGTTTCTTTCGCAACCTCTGCCCCAGAACTTTTGGTAAGCTTGCAAGCTGCTTTAGACGGTTCTCCAGCCATATCTATAAACAATGTTATTGGTTCTAATATTGCTAATATTGGTTTGGTATTAGGAATTACAGCGATTGTTGGTCCTATTGTAGTAAGTAAAGATTTTTACAAGTTAAATTGGCCTGCAATGATGCTTTTTTCTTTAGTACTCTATTATTTTTTATATAATGATCGTATCTTAACTTTTATAGAAGGTTTAATTCTTCTATTTAGTTTGTGTATTTTCTTAATAGTTTTAATACGTAGCGCAAGAAAAGAAGAAGTTTCTTTAGATGAAGTAGATGATGCTTTGGCTGAAATTGGTTACGGAAAAATATTTTTCTGGTTAATTGTTGGTGGAGTTGCTTTGTATTTTGGTTCAGATTTATTAGTAGTGGGTGCTAAAGACATTGCACAAAGTTTAGGCGTAAGTGAAGGTGCAATATCTATAACGATGATTGCAATTGGAACCAGTGTACCAGAATTGGCGGCATCTATAATTGCTGCAGTAAAAGGAGAAAAGGCAATTTCTTTAGGAAACTTAATTGGTTCTAATATTTTTAACATTGCATCTGTATTGGGTTTTACTGCGCTTATAAAAGAAATTCCGGTTACAGAAGCTCAAATACTATCTAGAGATGTTTTTTGGATGTTAGGTTTTGCAGTAGTTTTGCTTCCTTTGGTATTTATGCCAAAGAAATTTGTTTTAAGTAGGTTTAAAGGAGCTTTTCTGTTTTTTGGATATGCATTGTTTATTTATTTAGTCTTTAAAACTACGGCATAA
- a CDS encoding glutamine synthetase beta-grasp domain-containing protein, with amino-acid sequence MAKIKLEYIWLDGYYPTQNMRSKTKVEEHENFQGTVEELSMWSFDGSSTRQASGDSSDCLLKPVAIYPDPARRNGYLVMTEVLNADGTPHVSNGRATIDDEDDDFWFGFEQEYFIMDKKTQLPLGFPVGGYPAPQGMYYCSVGGRNTHGRSLVEEHADLCIDAGLNFEGINQEVASGQWEFQLFAKGAKKAGDEIWIARYLLDRLTEKYGWYIEYHPKPLGKDMDWNGSGMHANFSNSVLRTCGSKETYEKICEAFRPVVKEHIEVYGEFNDQRLTGDHETASIHDFSYGVSDRGASIRIPIITVEKGWKGWLEDRRPASNGDPYKIAGRIIKTVKSANIS; translated from the coding sequence ATGGCAAAAATTAAATTAGAATACATTTGGTTAGATGGATATTATCCAACTCAGAATATGAGAAGCAAAACCAAAGTCGAAGAACATGAAAATTTTCAAGGAACAGTAGAAGAATTAAGTATGTGGTCTTTTGATGGATCATCTACAAGACAAGCTTCAGGAGATTCTTCTGATTGTTTACTAAAACCTGTTGCAATCTACCCAGATCCTGCAAGAAGAAATGGTTATTTAGTGATGACAGAGGTTTTAAATGCAGACGGAACACCACATGTTTCTAACGGAAGAGCTACAATTGATGATGAAGATGATGATTTCTGGTTTGGTTTTGAGCAAGAGTACTTTATAATGGACAAGAAAACTCAATTACCACTAGGTTTCCCTGTTGGTGGTTATCCTGCTCCTCAAGGAATGTATTATTGTTCTGTTGGTGGAAGAAATACTCATGGTAGATCTTTAGTTGAAGAGCATGCAGATTTATGTATTGATGCAGGTTTAAATTTTGAAGGAATTAATCAGGAAGTTGCATCTGGTCAGTGGGAATTTCAATTATTTGCTAAAGGCGCAAAAAAAGCTGGAGATGAAATTTGGATTGCTCGTTATTTGTTAGATAGATTAACAGAAAAATATGGCTGGTATATTGAATATCATCCAAAACCATTAGGAAAAGACATGGATTGGAATGGTTCTGGTATGCACGCAAACTTCTCTAACTCTGTACTAAGAACTTGTGGTTCTAAAGAGACTTATGAGAAAATTTGTGAAGCATTTAGACCTGTTGTAAAAGAACATATCGAAGTTTATGGTGAGTTTAACGACCAACGTTTAACTGGAGATCATGAAACAGCATCTATCCACGATTTCTCTTATGGAGTTTCAGATAGAGGAGCTTCTATTAGAATTCCAATTATTACAGTAGAAAAAGGCTGGAAAGGTTGGCTAGAAGACAGAAGACCAGCTTCTAATGGAGATCCATACAAAATTGCTGGTAGAATTATTAAGACTGTAAAGTCTGCCAATATTAGCTAA
- a CDS encoding glutamine synthetase III family protein, with translation MSRIRFNALQETSNRSPLKVLQTEKRSSLFGKNVFNKHAMQQYLTRAAYESVMDAIEHGTKIDRKIADQVAVSMKDWAMSKGATHYTHWFQPLTGATAEKHDAFFESINGSLAMEKFDGERLVQQEPGASSFPNGGIRNTFEARGYTAWDPTSPAFIYETTLCIPTIFVAYTGEALDNKTPLLRALQAIDTHATAVCKYFDKNASKVSATLGWEQEYFLIDDALANSRPDILLTGRTLIGHSPAKGQQLGDHYFGTIPARAMAFMQDLEQECMLLGIPVKTRHNEVAPNQFEIAPIFEEANLAVDHNSLLMDVMEKVSRRHKFKVLFHEKPFAGINGSGKHNNWSLATSHDTNLLSPGKTPMKNLQFLTFFVNTIKAVHENEELLRASIASASNDHRLGANEAPPAIISVFIGKQLSAVLDELENVTKGKLSPQEKTDLKLNIIGKIPEILLDNTDRNRTSPFAFTGNKFELRAVGSSSNCAAPMTVLNTIVAKQLKEFKIEVDKLIENKNLKKDEAIFNVLREYIKESKKIRFDGDGYGEAWEKEAKKRGLSNNKTTPEALKIQIAQKTIDLYEEMEVMSRVEVEARYEIAVEEYTKRLQIEGRVLGDIARNHVIPTAIIYQNTLLENTKNLKEIFGEAYKTIAKEQIELIMTISNHITEINALTLKMEAQRAKSNQQKGLKSAEMYCKNVKPFFEEIRYHCDKLETMVNDNLWPLTKYRELLFTK, from the coding sequence ATGTCAAGGATTAGATTTAATGCTTTGCAAGAAACCAGCAATAGAAGTCCTTTAAAGGTACTTCAAACCGAAAAAAGGTCGTCTTTATTTGGAAAAAACGTGTTTAACAAACATGCAATGCAACAATACCTTACAAGGGCTGCATACGAAAGTGTAATGGATGCAATAGAGCATGGAACAAAAATAGATCGTAAAATTGCAGACCAGGTGGCTGTAAGTATGAAAGATTGGGCAATGTCTAAAGGAGCAACACATTACACACATTGGTTTCAGCCACTTACAGGAGCCACTGCAGAAAAGCACGATGCTTTTTTCGAATCTATTAATGGTAGTTTGGCAATGGAAAAATTCGATGGCGAACGGTTGGTGCAACAAGAGCCAGGAGCTTCTAGTTTTCCGAATGGAGGCATTCGAAATACATTCGAAGCAAGAGGTTATACAGCTTGGGATCCAACATCACCTGCATTTATTTACGAAACTACTTTGTGTATTCCAACCATTTTTGTGGCTTATACAGGAGAGGCTTTAGACAATAAAACGCCCTTATTAAGAGCACTACAGGCCATAGATACTCATGCAACCGCTGTTTGTAAATATTTCGATAAAAACGCTTCTAAAGTAAGTGCTACTTTAGGTTGGGAACAAGAATATTTTTTAATTGATGATGCCTTGGCAAACTCCAGACCAGATATTTTATTAACAGGTAGAACTTTAATTGGGCATTCTCCAGCAAAAGGTCAGCAACTTGGAGACCATTATTTTGGAACCATACCAGCAAGAGCGATGGCTTTTATGCAAGATTTAGAACAAGAATGCATGTTGTTGGGCATTCCTGTTAAAACTAGGCATAATGAGGTTGCTCCAAATCAATTTGAAATAGCTCCAATTTTCGAAGAAGCAAATTTGGCAGTAGATCATAATTCCTTACTAATGGACGTGATGGAAAAAGTTTCTCGCAGACATAAATTTAAAGTATTATTTCACGAAAAACCATTTGCGGGCATTAATGGTTCTGGAAAACACAACAATTGGTCTTTGGCGACATCACACGATACAAATTTGCTAAGCCCAGGGAAAACACCCATGAAAAATTTACAATTCTTAACTTTTTTTGTAAATACAATTAAAGCAGTTCACGAAAATGAAGAATTGTTAAGAGCCTCTATTGCATCTGCAAGTAACGACCATAGATTGGGTGCAAACGAAGCACCTCCAGCAATTATATCTGTTTTTATAGGTAAACAACTTTCGGCGGTTTTAGACGAGCTAGAAAACGTAACCAAGGGGAAATTATCGCCACAAGAAAAAACAGATTTAAAACTGAATATTATTGGTAAAATACCAGAAATATTATTAGACAATACAGACAGAAATAGAACTTCGCCATTTGCATTTACAGGAAATAAATTCGAATTAAGAGCAGTAGGTTCTTCCTCTAATTGTGCGGCTCCAATGACGGTTTTAAACACCATTGTGGCGAAGCAATTAAAGGAATTTAAGATAGAAGTAGATAAGCTAATAGAAAACAAAAACCTTAAAAAAGACGAAGCCATTTTTAACGTTTTAAGAGAATACATAAAAGAATCTAAGAAGATCCGTTTCGATGGAGATGGGTATGGAGAAGCATGGGAAAAAGAAGCAAAAAAACGAGGATTAAGTAACAATAAAACAACTCCAGAAGCATTAAAAATACAAATCGCACAAAAAACCATTGATTTGTACGAAGAAATGGAAGTAATGAGCAGAGTAGAGGTAGAAGCTCGTTACGAAATCGCAGTAGAAGAATATACCAAAAGATTGCAAATAGAAGGCAGGGTGTTAGGAGATATTGCTAGAAATCATGTAATACCAACAGCTATAATTTATCAAAATACACTATTAGAAAACACAAAGAATTTAAAAGAAATTTTTGGCGAAGCCTATAAAACTATTGCCAAAGAACAAATCGAGTTAATTATGACTATTTCGAACCACATTACAGAAATTAACGCATTAACTTTAAAAATGGAAGCACAACGTGCAAAATCGAACCAACAAAAAGGATTGAAATCTGCAGAAATGTATTGTAAAAATGTAAAACCATTTTTCGAGGAAATTCGTTATCATTGCGATAAACTAGAAACCATGGTAAACGATAATTTGTGGCCATTAACCAAATATAGAGAGCTTTTGTTTACAAAATAA
- a CDS encoding AIR synthase related protein — MSQEVSKRYAQRGVSASKEDVHNAIKNINKGLFPKAFCKIVPDYLTNDDDYCLIMHADGAGTKSSLAYMYWKETGDISVWKGIAQDALIMNIDDLLCVGATDNIMLSSTIGRNKSKIPGEVLSAIINGTEELIEDLKKFGVTIHSTGGETADVGDLVRTIIVDSTVTARMKRSNVIDNANIKAGDVIVGLESFGQATYETEYNGGMGSNGLTSARHDVFHNYLAEKYPESFDAAVPSDLVYSGNTKLTDKVENSPIDAGKLVLSPTRTYAPIIKEILSKFNSDTVHGMVHCSGGAQTKVLHFVDELHIVKDNLFPIPPLFKLIQEQSKTDWKEMYQVFNCGHRMEIYVSPEIAENIIAISKSYNVNAQIVGSVKAADKKKLTIKSEFGVFEY; from the coding sequence ATGAGCCAAGAAGTTTCTAAAAGATACGCACAAAGAGGTGTTTCTGCATCCAAAGAAGATGTACACAATGCTATTAAAAACATAAACAAAGGTTTGTTTCCAAAAGCATTTTGCAAAATTGTGCCAGATTATTTAACAAATGACGATGATTATTGTTTAATAATGCATGCAGATGGTGCAGGAACAAAATCGTCTTTGGCATATATGTATTGGAAAGAAACTGGTGATATTTCTGTATGGAAAGGTATTGCACAAGATGCTTTAATTATGAATATTGACGATTTGTTATGTGTGGGAGCAACAGACAATATTATGTTGTCTTCTACCATTGGAAGAAATAAAAGTAAAATTCCTGGTGAAGTTTTATCAGCAATTATAAATGGAACTGAAGAGTTGATTGAAGACTTAAAAAAGTTTGGAGTAACCATTCATTCTACAGGAGGTGAAACTGCAGATGTTGGCGATTTAGTTCGTACAATTATTGTAGATTCTACAGTAACTGCACGTATGAAACGCTCTAATGTTATTGATAATGCAAATATAAAAGCAGGTGATGTAATTGTTGGTTTAGAATCTTTCGGACAAGCAACTTATGAAACTGAATATAATGGAGGTATGGGTTCTAACGGATTAACTTCTGCAAGACATGATGTTTTTCATAACTATTTAGCAGAAAAATACCCAGAAAGTTTCGATGCTGCTGTTCCATCTGATTTGGTGTATTCTGGAAATACAAAATTAACAGACAAGGTTGAAAATTCTCCTATTGATGCTGGTAAATTAGTATTATCGCCAACAAGAACCTATGCACCAATTATTAAAGAAATTTTATCGAAATTTAATTCTGATACAGTTCACGGAATGGTCCATTGTTCTGGTGGCGCACAAACAAAAGTTTTACATTTTGTTGATGAATTGCACATTGTAAAAGACAACCTATTTCCAATTCCACCTTTGTTTAAGTTAATACAAGAACAATCAAAAACAGATTGGAAAGAAATGTACCAAGTTTTTAATTGTGGACACAGAATGGAAATTTACGTTTCTCCAGAAATTGCTGAAAACATCATTGCTATCTCAAAATCTTACAATGTGAATGCACAAATTGTGGGTAGTGTAAAAGCTGCTGATAAAAAGAAATTGACTATTAAAAGCGAATTTGGGGTCTTTGAGTATTAA
- a CDS encoding DUF4411 family protein, translating into MKVIIDTSSLLSLVRYYLPFDKKTKLFDFIKSEIENGNLILIDAVYQECEYTTQGLVLKSLDYLKDKDFKKHFKIPLRTKDLLPPSTKKFYNLLNNNFRTPLSRRLNDAEFEERKKEFLETADARMIILALIKKSAKKEIAIVTEESENGNDHKAFKKIPSICKMLDIKVMTLPDLLKIYQGIDIEFK; encoded by the coding sequence ATGAAAGTAATAATTGATACAAGTTCCTTACTGTCCTTGGTTCGTTATTACTTACCATTTGACAAAAAAACAAAGTTGTTTGATTTCATAAAATCTGAAATTGAAAATGGTAATCTAATCCTAATAGATGCTGTTTATCAAGAATGTGAATACACTACTCAAGGTTTAGTCCTAAAATCTTTAGACTATTTAAAAGATAAAGATTTTAAAAAACACTTTAAAATTCCTTTAAGAACAAAAGATTTACTTCCTCCTTCTACAAAGAAATTTTATAATCTTTTAAATAACAACTTTAGAACACCATTATCTAGAAGACTTAATGATGCAGAGTTTGAAGAACGTAAAAAAGAATTTTTAGAGACAGCAGATGCTAGAATGATAATTCTTGCTTTAATAAAAAAGAGTGCAAAAAAGGAAATAGCAATTGTAACTGAGGAATCTGAAAATGGGAATGACCACAAAGCATTTAAAAAGATACCATCCATTTGCAAAATGCTTGATATTAAAGTTATGACATTACCTGATTTACTAAAAATTTACCAAGGTATTGACATTGAATTTAAGTAA
- a CDS encoding ImmA/IrrE family metallo-endopeptidase — protein sequence MKVEHNISRIRHLLEMYRMGVQDFLQKISIGLKNPITKEDVFGKEIQISYLKRIDKIFEKGLHYYLDPKAPEKSKEASVFFRKQNFQNDELNLGAIKIVNQFEELKLSLSAIAKLSDLDFKRQIKKYSISDNPREIALKARKVLYPRFDKNRRNFLKALISSLATKNIMVFEFIETWNKKEKANIDGFYLKPNMIVLKRHQSFSREIFTLAHELGHYLLDEEEIEEINYSVYNKNLSTIERWCNDFAFFFLAGNYSKTLDTLEKASSSNDYHHDFIEKVSQNTHLSQLSLFTRLLYQGKISKSNYKLVREEFEEIFRQRQEEKEREKQLLKEQGIKQRGSVAKPIPSPLFLSTIQTAYYEGVLNEYEVCKKLNIKPEKLDKYI from the coding sequence TTGAAAGTAGAACATAACATATCACGAATTAGACATTTGCTAGAAATGTACAGAATGGGTGTACAAGATTTCTTGCAAAAAATCAGTATTGGACTTAAAAATCCAATTACCAAAGAGGATGTGTTTGGTAAAGAAATTCAGATTTCTTACCTAAAAAGAATTGATAAAATTTTTGAAAAAGGACTACACTATTATCTAGACCCAAAAGCACCTGAAAAATCAAAAGAAGCAAGTGTGTTTTTTAGAAAGCAAAATTTTCAAAACGATGAACTTAATCTAGGAGCTATAAAAATTGTAAATCAATTTGAAGAATTAAAACTATCACTTTCAGCAATTGCAAAACTTTCAGATTTAGATTTTAAAAGACAGATAAAAAAATACTCGATTTCTGACAACCCAAGAGAAATTGCATTAAAAGCTAGAAAAGTTTTATATCCAAGGTTTGATAAAAACAGACGTAATTTCTTAAAAGCTTTAATTTCTTCATTAGCCACTAAAAACATAATGGTTTTTGAGTTCATAGAGACCTGGAATAAAAAGGAGAAAGCTAATATTGACGGATTTTATCTAAAGCCAAATATGATTGTCCTTAAGAGACATCAATCTTTTTCTAGAGAAATATTTACTCTTGCTCACGAATTAGGTCATTACCTATTAGACGAAGAAGAAATTGAAGAAATAAACTATAGTGTTTACAACAAAAACCTTTCAACTATAGAAAGATGGTGTAATGACTTTGCATTTTTCTTTCTGGCAGGTAATTATTCAAAAACTTTAGACACACTAGAAAAAGCATCTTCAAGTAATGATTATCATCACGACTTTATTGAAAAAGTTTCTCAAAATACTCATTTAAGTCAGTTATCACTTTTTACCAGACTTCTTTATCAAGGTAAAATATCAAAGTCTAACTATAAATTAGTAAGAGAAGAGTTTGAAGAAATTTTTAGACAAAGACAAGAAGAAAAGGAAAGAGAAAAGCAATTACTAAAAGAACAGGGCATCAAACAAAGAGGTTCAGTTGCCAAACCAATTCCGTCACCTTTGTTCTTATCAACAATTCAAACTGCTTATTATGAAGGTGTTTTAAACGAATATGAAGTTTGTAAAAAACTTAATATCAAACCCGAAAAATTAGATAAATATATTTGA
- the prfA gene encoding peptide chain release factor 1, translating to MLEKIRIVKQRYDEVSDLIIQPDVITDQKRYAQLMKEYKDLGDVVKKGEEYQQLTDNIEEAKEIIADGSDAEMTEMAKMQLEEANSRIPQLEEEIKFLLIPKDPEDSKNAVVELRAGTGGDEASIFAGDLFRMYSKYCESKGWKVSTVDYSEGTNGGFKEIQFEVTGEDVYGILKFEAGVHRVQRVPQTETQGRVHTSAATCMVFPEAEEFDVEINPKDVRIDFFCSSGPGGQSVNTTYSAVRLTHIPTGLVAQCQDQKSQHKNKEKAFKVLRSRLYDMELAKKQAEDALKRGSMVSSGDRSAKIRTYNYAQGRVTDHRIGLSLYDLPNIMNGDIQKIIDELMLAENTEKLKELGDGI from the coding sequence ATGTTAGAAAAAATAAGAATTGTAAAGCAACGTTATGATGAGGTTTCGGATTTAATTATTCAACCTGATGTAATTACAGATCAAAAACGGTATGCGCAATTAATGAAAGAATATAAAGATTTAGGCGATGTTGTTAAAAAAGGGGAAGAATACCAGCAATTAACAGACAATATAGAAGAGGCAAAAGAAATAATTGCAGATGGCTCTGACGCAGAAATGACAGAAATGGCAAAAATGCAACTGGAAGAAGCCAATAGTAGAATTCCTCAATTAGAAGAAGAAATAAAATTTCTTTTAATACCAAAAGATCCAGAAGATTCTAAAAACGCAGTGGTAGAATTACGAGCAGGAACTGGTGGAGATGAAGCCAGTATTTTTGCAGGAGATTTGTTTAGAATGTATTCTAAATATTGCGAAAGTAAAGGTTGGAAAGTTTCTACTGTAGATTATTCTGAAGGTACAAATGGCGGTTTTAAAGAAATTCAATTTGAGGTAACTGGAGAAGATGTTTATGGAATTTTAAAGTTCGAAGCGGGTGTGCATCGTGTACAAAGAGTGCCACAAACCGAAACACAAGGTCGTGTACATACTTCTGCAGCAACTTGTATGGTTTTCCCAGAGGCAGAAGAGTTTGATGTAGAAATTAACCCCAAAGATGTAAGGATCGATTTTTTCTGTTCTTCAGGTCCTGGAGGTCAATCTGTAAACACTACTTATTCTGCAGTACGTTTAACGCACATTCCTACAGGTTTGGTGGCGCAATGTCAAGACCAAAAATCGCAACATAAAAATAAAGAGAAAGCATTTAAAGTATTGCGTTCTCGTTTGTATGACATGGAATTGGCAAAGAAACAGGCAGAAGACGCTTTAAAACGTGGTTCTATGGTTTCTTCTGGAGACAGAAGTGCGAAGATTAGAACTTACAACTACGCACAAGGTAGGGTTACAGACCATAGAATTGGATTGTCTTTATACGATTTGCCAAATATAATGAATGGAGATATTCAGAAAATTATCGACGAATTAATGTTGGCAGAAAACACCGAGAAATTAAAAGAATTAGGAGACGGAATTTAA